A part of Aegilops tauschii subsp. strangulata cultivar AL8/78 chromosome 2, Aet v6.0, whole genome shotgun sequence genomic DNA contains:
- the LOC109751259 gene encoding uncharacterized protein: protein MPIRSAPCAWTVEEFKKWVDVNGDGRISKAELRQAIRRRGCWFATVRAGRAVRRADRDHNGYVDDAELEHLVAFAREHLGMNISAR, encoded by the coding sequence ATGCCGATAAGGAGCGCCCCGTGTGCGTGGACGGTGGAAGAATTCAAGAAGTGGGTCGACGTGAACGGCGACGGCCGGATCAGCAAGGCCGAGCTCCGCCAGGCCATCCGCCGCCGGGGCTGCTGGTTCGCCACCGTTAGGGCCGGCCGCGCCGTCCGCCGCGCCGACAGGGACCACAACGGCTACGTCGacgacgccgagctggagcacCTCGTCGCTTTCGCGCGGGAACACCTCGGCATGAACATCTCTGCCCGTTAG